The Methanophagales archaeon genome segment AGAATAATAAATGGATTGTGTCCAATGGAGAAGAGAGGCGTGAGTATGATACGATTATAGCCACACAACCACTATTCTCGCTCTTTCGCGCATTGAAGCATGCACATATGCATATACCCGCTCATGTCTATGACGCTGTTCGCAGATTGAAGTACAACTCACTCATCACTGTTATGTTAGGTCTGGATGTTGAGCATTTGAATGACCTCTCATGGCTGTATATACCTGATAGCGATTGTCTTCCACACAGAGTGGCATTCCCATCCAATTACAGTAAAGAAGTGGCACCACCGGGAAAGAGTTCAGTTATTGCGGAAATAACTTATAATAGCGGTGATGCCATTGATGCGATGATGGATAAAGAGCTTATAATGCGCACAATAAGAGACCTCCACCGCAGAGGTATTATAGAAAAGGATAGCGTGTGTTTTGCGAGAGTGAAACGAACGAACCCGGCGTATGTGATATGCGATCTCGATTATGAACGGAATATGTACCAGATAAGGACTTTTCTCAATAGAGCGGGGATATATACCGTTGGCAGGTTCGCAGAATTCCGATATCTCAATATGGATGCCTGTGTGAGGAACGCAATGGACCTCGCTGCTAAATTCAATAGCGTCAATTGATTTACTATGAGTGGGAAGTCCCAAAAATTCTCCTTTCACTCCCCCTCACAGATCGGGTTCCGATCCATGAATCGTTATATAGCTTCAAGTTTTTCTGGCAGTATTTCATGTCTAATTTTTTTTATTTCTATTTCCCAAATCACGCTGTTCAGGCGATAAGCGATAAATATCTTTTTCAAGGCTGTATGCTCAATACTTCTTGATATACATTGAATGCAGTTTATTTCTTACAAAAAGTTATAAATAGTAGGATTTCTTAATACATGAGTACCTCCCACTTTCATTGGGGCGCACCCCATTCTGAACGTATCTGAAGTTTCCTGAAGGGGGATTTTGACAGAGTGCTGAGGGCATGAAGCCGGATACGTTCCGTTTCTGCTAATGGAGGCGAAATAAATAGAGCTACCCTTTTTAAAAGATTTAAAAGAAATCTTCAACTCTTCCTCCCGCTTCTCTTTCCTTATCCATTTCTTCCACAAATGTTTATAATAATGAATATATAATGCTATCCAATATAGTAAGGTAAGGAAAAATGGGACTAAAACCAGGTCGCGCTTACACGCGGGTATCAGGACCGGCGTATGTGCGAAGGGAATATATGGGAGGAGTACCAGGGAGTAAGATAACGATATTTGACATGGGCAATCCAAGGCGGGATTTCCCTGTCTCCCTGTCCTTAGTGACAAGAGAAGCAGTGCAGATAAGGCATAATGCACTGGAGGCGGCACGAGTCTTTGCTAACAGATATCTTGTGAAGAATGTGGGCAGGAATAATTTCTACCTGAAGATCAGAGTATACCCACATCATGTGCTGAGAGAGAACAAAATTGCTTCTGGCGCGGGTGCCGACCGTGTATCAAGTGGGATGCGGCATGCATTTGGTAAAGCGATAGGGACTGCAGCACGAGTGAAAGCGGGACAGCGAGTGATGAGTGTATGGGTAGAGGAGCAAAATTTCGAGCTGGCGAAGGAGGCTTTAAAAAGAGCGAGTTATAAAATCTCTTCTCCTACTCGAATCGTTGTGGATAAAGGAGCTGAACTGTTGGCGGCATAGAATTCACCATCATCTATCTTATCATACTCATACACATACACATATCCCAATAAGAATAAGTATAGGGAAATGCTCGTACTTAAATCCACACTACCATTTATTGCAATAGCTCTATTTCTACTTGCATTGGTATCACGGCAGCGTAGAGAGACTTTATCATGCTTCTCTGCCGCTTTTGGCTGGCTTTTCTTCGCTGGTTACTGCTATTTCGATGCCGCAGGACTTTTTGCCCGTGGTGAGTACTTTGATGCTTCCATGGCGTTTGTATTTCTGATATTCGCGGTTACTCTCGCCCTTCTCCTGTTAATAACAAAGGGAGAGGATATTATACCGCTGTTCAGTACAGCTACAGATACGAGAATAGGGGCTGATCTGGATAGAGGCGTAATATCGGAGGAACTGAAGAGCAAATTCAGGGCTAATCGCCTTCCTGCACCCGCACCCGGTAGTGTCAGGCGGATAAGAGAGAATGAATGGCTGCTGGCAACCGACGAACCAGGCGCGGGTAGAGGGTATATTGCAATTGCAGGTTCAAAGTCCGGGAGCGGGAAGATGACCATTTATAAAAACCGTAGGATAAGGGATATACTCTTCACTGTGACGAAGATAGCATTTATAAGTGCGGTTCTTTATTTCCCATTCGCTGAGATCCCCGCCATTGGTAATGCCCTCATTTTCCTCACTGCCAAGCTAACAACTTTGACGATTAACCAATTTGATTGCAATGTCTATCTGGTACCTCCTTCCTATATTTACACCTCCAATAGCGCATTCCACGAATTGTACAAGCCCATAGAGATCATCCTCGCCTGTACTGCGATACAGAGTATGGTACTATTCACCGGACTGGCATTTGGTGTGGACGCACCATTGAAGAGGGCGATAAAAGCTTTCCTGGTCTCTGTACCTGTTATTTACGGATTGAACCTCATCAGGAATATTTTTGTGTGTGAGGCGTACTTTGGGGAGATGTTTGGCGAACCAGCTCATAGCTTTTATGTGGCACATGGCGTGATCGCGCGGATAGGGGTCTTCATTTCCCTTGTTATCATTGCTTATGCTGTATTCGTGATACTGCCAGAGGCATTAGAGCTGGTAGAGGATTTTTTTCGGGTTATCACCTACCCATTCAAGCATTTATACCTATAACCTATATCGTTGATACTTTCTCAATGCGCATTAGAGGGTATTTCATCCCCTCATCGTATCCTATCCTTGCATGCACTTCCACATTCTCGTATATTACTACGAGTTCCACATCCAGCATCTCGCCACTTAACTCACAATATCTGAATTGATTCTCATTTACGCGCAGCTTCTCCCGGTCTATCCTCACCCTCACGAGATTCACCCACGGCTGGAGTGCGATACTCTTCTCCATTGCGGCTTCCAGCTTGCTCGCCGTTTCCATGCTCACTGGCGTGCCCGTGAACTGATGATAAAGCGCACCCAACTTGATACCAGCCTCAAATAATGCCCTATCCCTATCCGATATTCCATTCGGGTCCGGGTCTTCCATCTTCGTTCCTGAAATTTAAATAATTATAGAAGCATATTATTTATAAAATCTAAGGAAGCTATAAACATGAAGGAGGGTAGGCAGCGATAATGGCAAGGTTTCCGGAGGCGGAAGCGAGATTATTCCGCGTGAAGATATGTATGGATTGTAATGCGAGGAATGCACTCAAGGCTACGAGATGCAGGAAATGCCACTCGAAGGACCTCAGATTGAAGTCCAGACATAAGGGTAAATAGGCTTGTAATGGGATGAAAAGAGGGGGAGTAATAGCAGTAGCAGGTAAGGGCGGCACGGGTAAGACCGCTATTTCGGCTCTATTGATAAGAGAACTAAAAGAATCGGCGGACGGGGATGGGGATGATATATGTATACTGGCGGTGGATGCCGATGCTGATTCTAACTTACCAGATGCGCTTGGGATATCATACAATAAGAGTGTGGGGGATATAAGGGAGGAGTTACTGGAGGAGAAGCAGCAGGATGTTGCGCTGGACCTCAGGGCGGAGTTTGAGGGTAAAATAGCGGAGATAATAGAGGAGGAGGAGTATTTTGACCTGCTGGTTATGGGTCGTCCGGAGGGACCGGGTTGCTACTGCCCTGTGAATCATATATTGCGCATGGTTATAGATACACTGGCGAGGAACTACGACTACACAGTGATAGACTGCGAAGCGGGTCTGGAGCACCTCAGTCGACGAACGACCAGGGATGTTGATGTCATGATTGCCGTACTGGACACCACATTGAAGAGTATAAAGACGGCACTGCGGCTGAAGGAGATTGCAGCCGAGATAGATGTAGACGTGCAGCGGATATTTACAATTGCGAATAAGATACCTGCTGGTGCAGAAGGGCGTGTAAGGGCTGAAGCGGAGAAGTATGGAATAGAGATAGAAGATATAATACCTTTTGATAGACTGGTAGAGGAATACGATTTCAGTGGTAAGCCCATCATAGATTTACCAGATAGTGCGCCATCAGTTATCGGTGTGAAACGGATAGCAATGCGAATCATAAACAATCAGCAAGCTGTTTAAAATCTTCCTTCAGTACCTCTTTCATACCTGGATTGTAAGTGGCTACCGCAGGGTGATAGAGTGATATTATCCTCTTGACGCCTGATATGGTGCTAACAGTAAAGACCCTGCCATGTATCTTGCTTATCTTATCGGGCTTCAAACCGAATTTGTGGAAGATATAGCTCAATGAGAAACTACCAAGTGTAACGATTACTTCAGGTTCTATAATCGCAAGCTGAGAATCGAGATAGGGTGCACAAGCTACGATCTCCTCAGGTTTTGGATTCCTGTTACCTGGCGGTCGGCATTTCAAT includes the following:
- the rplJ gene encoding 50S ribosomal protein L16; protein product: MGLKPGRAYTRVSGPAYVRREYMGGVPGSKITIFDMGNPRRDFPVSLSLVTREAVQIRHNALEAARVFANRYLVKNVGRNNFYLKIRVYPHHVLRENKIASGAGADRVSSGMRHAFGKAIGTAARVKAGQRVMSVWVEEQNFELAKEALKRASYKISSPTRIVVDKGAELLAA
- the artA gene encoding archaeosortase A; this translates as MLVLKSTLPFIAIALFLLALVSRQRRETLSCFSAAFGWLFFAGYCYFDAAGLFARGEYFDASMAFVFLIFAVTLALLLLITKGEDIIPLFSTATDTRIGADLDRGVISEELKSKFRANRLPAPAPGSVRRIRENEWLLATDEPGAGRGYIAIAGSKSGSGKMTIYKNRRIRDILFTVTKIAFISAVLYFPFAEIPAIGNALIFLTAKLTTLTINQFDCNVYLVPPSYIYTSNSAFHELYKPIEIILACTAIQSMVLFTGLAFGVDAPLKRAIKAFLVSVPVIYGLNLIRNIFVCEAYFGEMFGEPAHSFYVAHGVIARIGVFISLVIIAYAVFVILPEALELVEDFFRVITYPFKHLYL
- a CDS encoding dihydroneopterin aldolase family protein; the protein is MEDPDPNGISDRDRALFEAGIKLGALYHQFTGTPVSMETASKLEAAMEKSIALQPWVNLVRVRIDREKLRVNENQFRYCELSGEMLDVELVVIYENVEVHARIGYDEGMKYPLMRIEKVSTI
- a CDS encoding 50S ribosomal protein L40e; the protein is MARFPEAEARLFRVKICMDCNARNALKATRCRKCHSKDLRLKSRHKGK
- a CDS encoding AAA family ATPase, with protein sequence MKRGGVIAVAGKGGTGKTAISALLIRELKESADGDGDDICILAVDADADSNLPDALGISYNKSVGDIREELLEEKQQDVALDLRAEFEGKIAEIIEEEEYFDLLVMGRPEGPGCYCPVNHILRMVIDTLARNYDYTVIDCEAGLEHLSRRTTRDVDVMIAVLDTTLKSIKTALRLKEIAAEIDVDVQRIFTIANKIPAGAEGRVRAEAEKYGIEIEDIIPFDRLVEEYDFSGKPIIDLPDSAPSVIGVKRIAMRIINNQQAV
- a CDS encoding uracil-DNA glycosylase — translated: MDTMDTMDMAERGIKIKNLESKIRVCKLCELWKTRTNPVIGEGSISTGIMFIGEAPGYYEDLQGRPFVGKAGRILDELLRSVALERADVYITNVLKCRPPGNRNPKPEEIVACAPYLDSQLAIIEPEVIVTLGSFSLSYIFHKFGLKPDKISKIHGRVFTVSTISGVKRIISLYHPAVATYNPGMKEVLKEDFKQLADCL